acataaaactaGATGATTTTATCAAGCTCCTTACACGATGATATTTCATGATTGTGATTGGTGTACAACGAGATTGTGACTGGTACACACCAAcaaattttcttctataaatatttctaaacatcaaaaactttataataaacttatatAAGTTTCTATTCGCCTACATCTTCTGGTTTCTGTCTAAGccattattaaacaattcaaaattttatccattaGCGGTTGGATTATGCATGACgttatgataattaaaaattttgatttaatttattttaatattatttattaacgtaaatatgaaaattacttacatttatttaaacactCACGTGTATGTGTTTTTGATACCGTGATggaacaatatttatattaatatttggaaGTGCAGGGAAAAGTATGATTGATGTCCTAAAGTGTGTAAATATGccaatcaaatttaacattaaactCGCAAAACgggatgtaaagctgcttttttggtacgTTATTTAGACCCCTTAGGGGAATGTGAATCTACGTTTagcatcaaaaaaaaaaaaaacttgtgcttcaaattttcgaacttttttcagttttttatatattactcagggtaggttaagttaggttagagAGGCTGTCCTaaggtgggacacacttaggttaTAGGGTCCATTGTGAGACCGAAAAAGGGTttgcccatccccggccactactccatgaaccatttggagctgttcaagaacagcaggagagctttgacgtcgacggactccaggtTGGAAAAGGCAGCAACGAGAGGTTGGCTCAAGTAAGTTCATCTCCTCATAGTACTCAGGGTaacatatcttttttttctcgcaaaacgtagtttcacactcttCTAAGtggtccaaataacatatcaaaaaggGCAGCTTTAAATCGCGAGTTGCGATAttagttggttttttttataagattttactggcttaaaagttttttttccaatattagTTATAACGAAAGCGTAGTCTTTCTGGAAATATTTGCAACAAGTGAAAGTTTTAATTGGAAACTTATTCTATATTCAAATGTAGGTAACAAATTGCAGATATGCGTtataatttaatcataaaatattattaaaattattcaaaattgaaatccttgataaaaatttaatttcattgcaAACATGTGACTTAGATGCactatttattaataagtttCAGTTCAGAACAATGCGTCATCGCATGGTATTTCTTGAggtgttatttaaaatagaattgtattttgtaaatacatCCTGCTACATATTTACACCAATTTGATTCCTATTAATGtcattaatttcttaaaaattttgttgtaaggtatgtattataaaagttgATAACCTTCTTTGCAAATATTTTCGTATGTAGAGGTAAATACATACTTCtacgaaattttatatttctttttcaacAGATCCTTGCGTTTTATGGTTTCCTGATtccaaaaatactatttttaaccgTTAGTTTGTGAGAATAAAGCTGTGAACTGTGTGAAATTAGTATATGTATGACCTTGAGAAGTCCAGCCGGAAAGAGGATTTTACCttgtaaatttttgaactttttcaaaaccattttttcaAGATTTCTTTAATTGCAGCTTAAGGTATCAGTATAAGTCATTTGCCAGCAGATTTGacctatttttttcacaaactcagaataatgttaacTGTGAGATCCCGTTATTTAAATCACGAGATAATCAGCTGCCAAGTTCGCAGCTGACTATCAGTTTTTATTAAactcgtaaaaaatttttgaaaattatgccaattatttttgaagcttaaaattattaaaatccataaaaattacttctgacaaaattttttccgattttaatattgaaaaaatttgatccTATGGTTTTCTAGCGTATACGTTTTGAATTTTACGGCCTGTATACCATATACCCTGTGCAGATTTTACCATTATAcctatttttcataataacgaTTACAAGAAAGTAAGTTTCCACGCGATATTTGTTAGCCGATAAACACTAATCATTATTTATTCCTATACTGGCAATACAATCATTTGCAGCTCTAAAACTtcctacatatttttaaattaaaccttaaatttgaattatatgacttcataaataaatattaagctGGCGCGGCCGTGGAATTAAATATCACTTGAACCAACCGACATGAGATCatgttatattttgtattcattCACCTATAATTGGAAAAAccttaccattttttaattaaatgaatatttaatgtcaaattttccaatttagtaTGCACtacttcattaaaaaataatgagttTTCCTACACGGAATGTAATTAATCGTATTGTGTATATGATAGCAGGATGGAATACGAAAATACCCTacaaaacagaaatatttttcaaaaaattatcttacgCCACtgatttcttgaaaatgaaagaatattttacGTTATAGTATTTGCATTAAATTATGAAGGATCCTTAGTTCATATTGtgtgtcaaattttcatatttcctAGATAGCCGTTTCGActattcacaaaaatttcattttttccaaaatttcaacacccTGTAACTAGAAAGACAGATATCCCGGCTAAAATATAAtgagaaatttttatcattttaacgttatctaagAAATGCTGAAGTCCAGCTATTATGATTTGGCAAACTTTCTGGTACTTCACTGTAAAGAATTTCTGAAAGTTATGTCTCTTGCTGAatataagtttaataatatgttataaCTATACAGATTACTATCTGAATAttatttgttctatttttttgagaaaaaaaagataatggACAAATTCAAAGGGGATATTGAAGTAGAATGAATGGTACTATCTGATTTCTGAatgcataaattttattgtgaatGAAAATTTGTCTCTGGGGAAAACTTAAATACGAATTTAGGGGATaaggttttttttctaaatgcgAGTCGAATTTCTTGTAACATGACGTTTAATCACGAGCTCATATTTGCACGAAAACAACCTTTTGCAAAAGTTTTCTgggttaaattattgttaactagttttatttattgtattcatatttttatataggcAACTGGCATATCTTTCTTGATAAACTAATGCCTATGAAATAATGTATTTGTGGAATACAAAACTCTCTTTGTCTGTTACGAAGATGTTTCTTACCAAAGCATAAATTTTGGGTTTTCAGTTGTGGATAAAGAAAACATTGTTCTCTTATTATAATTCATGTCTCATAGATactcatatttttttagaaacaaaaaacgTAACAATATACAcagtacaaaattaaaatatcgaaCTAAATTGAACAGTGTACCTACTTTCAACACGTCCTATGTTTTTGTCATAGTTGGCGTCTATATATTGATTCaggtttagaaaatttttgtttaattaagcgctggttatttttgtttgatttagtttttctttgttattgaaaatattaaaattattattgaaaataaaatgattgacTCATATCGGAGCTCGCGCACAATCATtcagaaaactaaataattaaaatgccTAGACAGTATCAATATTcataacaaattataataaaaaaattaaatctttcttTTAAGTTACATAACTAAAATTATGTTGTTTGAAGAAATCCCAACTTTTGGTAAAAGCATCGTCCATATCAAAGTTTCAATCCATTGTTCGGGAAAATTAATATGATATGATCGTTAGATGGACGAATTTTTATCTGTAGGTATGTGCAATTAACCAGATGagatcatttatatttttatgcaaagCCAGCAAGATCAAGACCAACACTTAAAAATTCTCTTAAAAGAATTGCcacacttaaataaaattttacaaaatggttGCTCTGAAATCGTCTCTCCGTCTTTTATTGTTGGATTGTGTCATGGTACTTTTTTTTACCGTGCAGTTCTACACAAATTAGACAGTTTTGCTTCAGATTTGTACATTCctaatttgtttttgtgtaGTCCTCAAAATTGATGTTGAGCATTTTTGGCAttgctatattttttaatttattcataggTTTCCAAGCCTACCCTACGCAAAAGCGCTGCCCACTAATGCAAGTCCCGaggataaaattatgtattttgctATGATGTTTTGCACTAACACTTTCTTAAAATGGTTTAGAAAAAGCACTGCTATCaccatttaattaaaactatctACGAACTACCCGCTTTGTTGGGCAatattcccactttcacccctctcCCACTGTCACTTGCGAAGGGGTTACAGTTTTCTAATGTATATACAAGTCATGCTCTTATATTTAATATCTCAATCgggtatttttgaaaatattcgattatacATCTCCACTTTCTCACTCTACATTtgcaccccccccccccgaaggttaaaaatagataaaaacaatctttgaagctggttgcatgtcttgtcaatatttgagcatAATCGATGcactattttttaagtttttgaagcacatcctTTTCAACCCTATTTACAACCCCTTACTCTATTATACTATGCAGGGAAATATTCACGGGGGTTGTTaaatgttttctttggtgaAATAGTATACTAGATTCTAGAACTCTTGACAAATTGATTATAAGAATGGTTCATTTACCTAAGTAATATTTTCTGAGACTCTTGCAAGAATATTGTATGCAAGACCAAGAAGAAGACTCTGATCATGAGTATAAAGCAAAACCAAGACGCAAAATACTAGATCTGAGCCCCGGTTGTTGGTCTTGCTCAACTGTAACTGCTTTGAGCTATGTAAAAAgacaaaatgttataattttagttttatgttgatgtaatttattatgaataatgtccaaaaaagtatatatttctaaaacaatGACTTGTTTACTTCATGTTGAAACACTTGAAGAAATACATATAGATAGGTAAATATTGGAAAacttcaagaaataaaaaaaaaacaagtgaaaacaaacaattgactaagttaattgttgaaataccatgtgtgacagtgttgatgacccaatcgtttgtttttttacatcttGTGAGATAtcatccactcttagatagccacacctACTTtgtacctaatttgcgcccacgcgggttaacagtgatgtttacaaaaaatgcttcatacaaaagttgtttatttttttataagaaacattttttacatttaaatttttgttctatctctaacggtttacaagatgggtcctacggacccaagacccaattggcctacgTCACtcaatgctcatttacgaactcgcccTCACTTTTTATTACTgatcacgctataaaaatttcaacttgatatatcttttagtttttgatttatcgtgttgacagacagacggacagacaacagaaaaaggactaattaggtgattttatgaacacctatataaaaattttgttcgtatcatcaatattttcaagcgttacaaacttgggactaaacttaatataccttgtatatatattttatatacctggtataaaaatataattaattattccaaataatatcattttcaaaCGTATTTAAAGGTGATCGAAGGAAGCGAAAAGTTGATTATTTCTTTAACCAGCTTTTTATCAAACTCATGCaataatgtttttcattaaagtttttgttatcTTAACTGTAACTGTTTTACATGGGAATGTCATAGCTAATGATACTGACAGTGACACTGACACCATCAGTGACACTGAGGATGGTTTAGCTAATGGcacagatttaaaaaatgattttaacgcggtaagtttaataatttatttaatcttaaaaattttttatagaaaaaattaaacttagtGAGAAAAGATAGTGAGCCTTATTCTCTAACTCAGATGAGTTGATAGTTAatactttttccaaaaaaattttgcaaccgTGAATAGTTCTTAAAGCTGGTTCgagtttatttcaattttcaaagtttcattCGGAGAACCAAATTGCGACCTCCCTCGTTGTGTGTCTTttcaaaaacgaattttttacgGCATATTTTCCATTCGGTACCACTTTCGGAAATTCTGCAATTTAAATCTTCCAAATGaccataattttgatattttcctACTTTAAGAAAGAgttcataaattcaattttttttcgaaaatatattccTGTCCTAAATCAATCaaactttgatatttttataaattagaccAGAGTTTACAGTGGGGCAAAGAAGACTTATATCAGGCTTCAGTCTACtgtgtatgtttatttttgtaaaatgttccTGCTTACATTATTTGCCCTAAAATAACCGTCTTACGCTGCTAGTAGTACGAACCTGTAAGAAAATAGAAGTGTATAGTTAGTAAGTGCAAGACACTGTGGAAGATCTTTCGCAAAAACGGCAGCTTAAAAGCTTATCTGTCGATTGGTTAGAAAACGATTTGCGGTTTAACCGAGGGTGAAAGAAACAGCGGTTCTATCGATTTTCCTTTTTAAAcgcataaattatttataaatcttaACTCCATGACTTTGAGCGTTAACAGGGCGTAAAAAAAACTCCTATAAAACTGGTTACCTAATTTTCTACAGAAATATCACAAATCGAATTTAAATAACCAGACGgacattttaaagaattatattgAATCCAGTTTTTGACACTGTTTTTTCTTGACAAATACTTTGTCGGGAAATGCCAACAATATTCAATAGACACAAGCACaatgctttaaaattttatagcttttcGAAGTTTATATCTGTTATACCAATAAAActatcatttcaaatttattgtagGTAGGTAGATTAATATTATCACAGATTAGATCGGGTTTAATTATGATCTCTTTATTTGATTTCTGACTTGGCTATTTCAAAGGCGAAcactttaaaaactataaaacaaaactgaaaattatataGTAGCATTCCCATGAGGGGCGGGGAGCGGGAGGTATATTGTGGTgggtttttctattaaaaaactgCTCTCTTTACAGACACTGTTGGACTTGGCATCTGCATCTGGTAATGGTTTATTCAGATTCGGTGATAGTTATTATGATTTTCACACAGATCCAGAATTATGGGACGATGCAAGGAAAATTTGTGACGCCGAAGGAGGTTATTTAGCAATACTTAATTCAGAATTAGAGGCATCCATTTTAGCTGCTGTATTTAACACACATCCATCTTCAAGTCTAGCTGGTTATATTCTTGATAAAGACGTTGCTTTTGTCGGATTCACTGATTATTATAAGGTTTCTGAGTATGTGACAATTCACGGTACGATTTCTTAAGCTTGAAAgacttttaataacttaaagaaaacttatttaaaaaaaaatttttaattaggtcaaaatatagaaaaagtgGGGTATAATAAATGGAGGCAAGGCGAACCTGATGGTCCTGGAGTTCAAAGGTGTGGAGTTGTAGACCGTAATGGATTTATATGTAATGCTTACTGTACTTATCCTTTAGCCTTTATCTGCGAAATACCAGTGTAGTACCTAATGCTAGTGGTAAGTAGATGATGgaatttcgaaacattttttcaaaagtgtATCGGTCCTATCGAGTAGGTACCTGCGTAAATGAactttgtgaaaaatttcagaaatagaGAAATTTCCATAAAGTTGAGTCCGATCATCTTTCGGACAGTGAAAATTCGATTCTAGAACATCCCACATTCTATCCCAGgattataatatacttttttcatgATCCCCATATTTCATAGTCCGAGAGATGCACGGGCGTAaatgttttggaaatttttctgtaattgcaaattttttttgtgcgaGATGACTGATgagaaattgtattattatattataagatATCTGACGTTTTACACCAAGATTCGATGTCGTAATCCTAATCAAAGCTGATATTTAGcccccaaaaatttaatttatcccGAGGAGGCTTCTTCACGAAACATAAACAGATAGATAACAAAGAAGCAGGATTTATCTGCCACTTTGCACCAAATTTTTCTCAACTATCTTCAATCAGTGGGTCAAATCATGAATTTCATGTAGATGGGTGAACCACATTTGGTGCCAAATGGTGGACAAATCTATAACTTCCTATCTGCCCATGTTTCACAATGTCATATTTCGTTATATCGAAAACACCTCGtcgaaattatttcaattttggcgATTTATACTTTATGATACGTGTCTTTACTCTTAATTAGGGTTATGGGTTCGAATCTGGAAGCAAAACATCTGATTGAACGAAATTTTTGACTGCTATTAAAACCTCGACTCAGTCATCTCGCTTGGCTTTTTCCCGTATTTCTTCCGAATTAATGGTTATATTAAATACcaaaaaagtaaacattttctttttaggTTTTGCTGTAAATATCGCATGGAAGTGAAGTACGGCCTTCATTtgaaaccaatcaaaaaattaaattatgttttctttttttataaactgaatataataaaccaaaattgcataatatattttgttattttatttctaacacATTAATTGATCCATTTATGCACCTTTCCCACTGTCCATATTTCAGACGTTTGATAAAGGTAAGCTTTgtaggtaataaagaaaatgaagGTGTTGGTCTTCTGACCATCTCGACCTACGGGCAACAACAGTTTTATATATGGCACTGGTCCCTTTTTATTCAATATCCCTGGGAAATAATAATCCTAGTAACGGCAAACGTAAAAGCCTTGGAAACCATGATTTATCCatcataaatatacaaaatattattttttgaagttttacgTTCGGGTGGGATAAGTTAAAAgagaaattttagtaaaaaaaatttattttcgagggaaattttaatatatcgaAATCATCAATAATCCTTTTTTGCACTTTTACGTATTTTCATAAAAGATGTAAGTACTatcttaatacaataattttaaataagtttttgaatGATTTCAAATGGAATAACATGATGATTGATTCCACAAAAAAGGTGAGAGTCCAAAACAAAGCAGTTACTCAAATATTAGATTATTAACGATTTTTGTCTAACCTTGTTAGTGTATCAAACTTTGCTCGGGACT
This genomic interval from Chrysoperla carnea chromosome 1, inChrCarn1.1, whole genome shotgun sequence contains the following:
- the LOC123305961 gene encoding hemolymph lipopolysaccharide-binding protein-like produces the protein MFFIKVFVILTVTVLHGNVIANDTDSDTDTISDTEDGLANGTDLKNDFNATLLDLASASGNGLFRFGDSYYDFHTDPELWDDARKICDAEGGYLAILNSELEASILAAVFNTHPSSSLAGYILDKDVAFVGFTDYYKVSEYVTIHGQNIEKVGYNKWRQGEPDGPGVQRCGVVDRNGFICNAYCTYPLAFICEIPV